A single genomic interval of Deltaproteobacteria bacterium harbors:
- a CDS encoding oligosaccharide flippase family protein — MSTLLITRYVSPGDYGELSVAVVLVYTTDVLSRFGLFQYFLAKPEADRADIFHATVYNLVLILLGAGLLFAFRWPLGPLFDAPRMALYLPGLALAVVIERFTLGPARILWRDLRYGTVRLSSAAGDVVYSIVTIGFAMAGWGATSVVLGNIARALVVLLLIVRAADRREWLSPTPLRWEPTRRLFAFGLPLSVGSIASFASRRWDNLVISRVFGPAAVGLYNLAYNLAELPASYLGEEMAVVLLPAFARLSPDRRAASLVRSTALLALVVAPAAAGLAAVSDTLVSLLFDARWVGLAPLVAVLALSAFGRVAASTVVSYLPVRDRPGAVMWLEIFKVATLLAGIALSARLGLIWACGAVVLAFTLHALAGMWVVARLDGISMLGLVGAAVRPLLAAGPMVAAVFGVKRGLAAVGLTSRLLSLSAQIATGGLVYVALALVLVRGTALDLLRVVRDALSRRRGKTEVATTTPPASEATDSAAEGKGT, encoded by the coding sequence GTGAGCACCTTGCTCATCACGCGCTACGTGTCGCCGGGGGACTATGGCGAGCTCTCGGTGGCCGTCGTGCTGGTCTACACCACCGACGTGCTCTCTCGCTTCGGCCTCTTCCAGTACTTCCTGGCCAAGCCGGAGGCCGACCGCGCCGACATCTTCCACGCCACGGTCTACAACCTGGTGCTGATCCTCCTCGGGGCGGGGCTGCTCTTCGCCTTCCGCTGGCCCCTCGGGCCCCTCTTCGACGCGCCGAGGATGGCCCTCTATCTGCCGGGGCTCGCGCTGGCCGTGGTCATCGAGCGCTTCACGCTCGGGCCCGCGCGCATCCTCTGGCGCGACCTACGCTACGGCACGGTCCGTCTCTCCTCGGCCGCCGGCGACGTCGTCTACAGCATCGTGACCATCGGCTTCGCCATGGCGGGCTGGGGGGCCACCTCGGTGGTGCTCGGCAACATCGCGCGCGCCCTGGTGGTGCTGCTGCTGATCGTTCGCGCCGCGGACCGACGCGAGTGGCTGTCGCCGACGCCGCTGCGCTGGGAGCCCACGCGCCGGCTCTTCGCCTTCGGCCTCCCTCTCTCGGTGGGAAGCATCGCCAGCTTCGCCTCGCGCCGCTGGGACAACCTGGTCATCTCCCGGGTCTTCGGCCCGGCCGCGGTGGGACTCTACAACCTGGCCTACAACCTCGCGGAGCTGCCCGCGAGCTACCTCGGCGAGGAGATGGCGGTCGTGCTGCTCCCCGCCTTCGCGCGGCTCAGCCCCGATCGGCGGGCGGCGAGCCTCGTCCGCTCGACCGCGCTGCTCGCCCTGGTCGTCGCGCCGGCCGCCGCGGGCCTGGCCGCCGTGTCCGACACCCTCGTCTCGCTGCTCTTCGACGCGCGCTGGGTCGGCCTGGCGCCGCTCGTGGCCGTACTCGCCCTCTCGGCCTTCGGCCGCGTCGCCGCCTCCACCGTCGTGTCGTACCTCCCGGTGCGCGACCGGCCGGGCGCCGTGATGTGGCTCGAGATCTTCAAGGTGGCCACGCTTCTCGCCGGGATCGCCCTCTCGGCGCGGCTGGGCCTCATCTGGGCCTGCGGGGCCGTGGTGCTGGCCTTCACCCTGCACGCCCTCGCGGGGATGTGGGTCGTCGCCCGCCTGGACGGGATCTCGATGCTGGGCCTGGTGGGTGCCGCGGTCCGTCCGCTCCTCGCGGCGGGTCCCATGGTCGCGGCCGTCTTCGGCGTGAAGCGCGGGCTGGCCGCCGTCGGCCTCACGAGCCGACTCCTCTCGCTCTCCGCGCAGATCGCCACGGGCGGCCTGGTCTACGTCGCCCTCGCGCTCGTCCTCGTGCGAGGCACGGCCCTGGACCTGCTGCGCGTGGTGCGGGACGCGCTCTCCCGGCGGCGCGGCAAGACCGAGGTTGCGACGACGACGCCCCCCGCGAGCGAGGCCACCGACTCCGCCGCAGAAGGGAAAGGAACATGA
- a CDS encoding class I SAM-dependent methyltransferase yields MERLTEEKFWDDSYAGRQRAVDEGAAGRSLKARLKQTALYRAFHELERSYANHFVWNMLMPRYLPRGSQYKLVEVGSAPGHNLITFRRNQGYQVYGVEYTEHGVELNRRLFAEHGIDPAQVIHQDFFSDAFQRQYAGAFDVAFSDGFIEHFGDPAHVVGLHVNLVRPGGYVAIDIPNFRGMGGVLMRLMDPSLFEVHNLDLMTLEGFRQAFAHPELEPLYCGYAGTYNLKVLDNRDTPLKTLFTHARRVAQMGLDAALIRAGFGGYETAFFSPYLVYIGRRRAGA; encoded by the coding sequence ATGGAGCGGCTGACGGAGGAGAAGTTCTGGGACGATTCGTACGCCGGTCGCCAGCGCGCGGTCGACGAGGGTGCGGCCGGCCGCTCGCTGAAGGCGCGACTGAAGCAGACGGCGCTCTATCGGGCGTTCCACGAGCTCGAGCGATCGTATGCCAACCACTTCGTCTGGAACATGCTCATGCCGCGGTACCTGCCGCGGGGGAGCCAGTACAAGCTGGTGGAGGTGGGCAGCGCCCCCGGGCACAACCTGATCACCTTTCGCCGCAACCAGGGCTATCAGGTCTACGGGGTGGAATACACCGAGCACGGCGTCGAGCTGAACCGGCGACTCTTCGCGGAGCACGGCATCGACCCCGCCCAGGTCATCCACCAGGACTTCTTCTCCGACGCGTTTCAGCGCCAGTACGCCGGGGCCTTCGACGTGGCCTTTTCGGACGGCTTCATCGAGCACTTCGGCGATCCGGCGCACGTGGTCGGCTTGCACGTCAACCTCGTGCGCCCCGGCGGGTACGTGGCCATCGACATCCCCAACTTCAGGGGGATGGGCGGCGTGCTGATGCGGCTCATGGACCCGAGCCTCTTCGAGGTCCACAACCTGGACCTGATGACGCTCGAGGGGTTTCGCCAGGCCTTCGCGCACCCGGAGCTCGAGCCGCTCTATTGCGGCTACGCGGGGACCTACAACCTCAAGGTGCTCGACAACCGGGACACGCCGCTCAAGACCCTCTTCACCCACGCGCGCCGGGTGGCCCAGATGGGGCTCGACGCCGCGCTGATTCGCGCGGGCTTCGGCGGCTACGAGACCGCCTTCTTCAGCCCGTACCTGGTCTACATCGGCCGACGGCGGGCCGGGGCGTAG